A portion of the Sulfuricurvum kujiense DSM 16994 genome contains these proteins:
- a CDS encoding class I SAM-dependent methyltransferase encodes MNIFKKFTKQKSNRIDNYRFYHTGIIDHGYTPQGLRWHSKQSQEIRFHQLLALLPYDTQSIVDAGCGFGDLYDYIRLNGKYTLHYIGLDSLDMMVEEAIKRTQQEAIYRCDILNDPLPMAEFYLCSGALNILTRNAAFRFIERCYDASSRGIIFNFLEGDKDSKTFNYLREGDIKALGEKLNARVVIRRHYYECDCTAAFYK; translated from the coding sequence GTGAATATTTTTAAAAAATTTACAAAACAAAAGTCGAATAGGATCGATAATTACCGTTTCTATCACACCGGTATTATTGATCACGGCTATACCCCTCAAGGCCTGCGATGGCATTCAAAACAATCCCAAGAGATCCGATTTCATCAGCTGCTGGCACTTTTGCCGTATGATACCCAATCGATTGTCGATGCAGGGTGCGGTTTCGGCGATTTATACGACTACATCCGATTAAACGGGAAATATACTCTGCACTACATCGGATTGGATTCCCTTGATATGATGGTAGAAGAAGCAATCAAACGCACTCAACAAGAGGCAATTTACCGCTGCGATATCTTGAACGATCCCCTCCCTATGGCAGAGTTTTACCTTTGCAGCGGTGCACTGAATATCTTGACGCGAAATGCCGCTTTCCGATTTATTGAACGTTGTTATGACGCTTCATCGCGTGGAATAATTTTTAATTTTTTGGAAGGGGATAAAGATTCTAAAACGTTTAATTATTTGCGAGAAGGCGATATAAAAGCATTGGGGGAGAAGTTGAATGCAAGGGTCGTTATCCGCCGACACTACTACGAGTGCGATTGCACGGCGGCTTTTTATAAATGA
- a CDS encoding peptidylprolyl isomerase, translated as MRLLLTLLLAATLSFAASHPKVLLQTTQGDLTLELYEDVAPLAVENFTTHVKNGYYNGLTFHRIIKNFMVQGGDPTGTGAGGESIWKKPFKDEFKSGVVFDKTGILAMANSGPKTNGSQFFITTAPTPWLNGYHTIFGRVVAGMDTLNKLNNVQTNGQYGGDKPLQTQKIIKATLLP; from the coding sequence ATGCGATTATTACTTACCCTTTTGTTGGCGGCGACATTATCTTTTGCCGCTTCCCATCCTAAAGTTCTTCTCCAAACGACACAAGGGGATCTCACCTTGGAACTTTACGAAGATGTTGCCCCTCTAGCGGTTGAAAATTTTACAACTCACGTCAAAAACGGTTACTATAACGGATTAACGTTTCACCGTATCATTAAAAATTTTATGGTTCAGGGCGGGGATCCTACCGGAACGGGTGCCGGAGGCGAGTCGATCTGGAAAAAACCGTTTAAAGATGAGTTCAAATCGGGAGTCGTTTTCGACAAAACGGGAATCTTGGCTATGGCAAATTCCGGTCCAAAAACCAACGGAAGTCAGTTTTTCATCACAACCGCACCGACCCCGTGGCTTAACGGCTATCACACCATCTTCGGGCGTGTCGTAGCGGGAATGGATACACTGAACAAACTTAATAATGTTCAAACCAACGGCCAATACGGCGGTGACAAACCGCTCCAAACCCAAAAAATCATCAAAGCTACTTTACTCCCCTAA
- the cmoA gene encoding carboxy-S-adenosyl-L-methionine synthase CmoA encodes MKTDTLFTKPISKQFEFDADVAAVFDDMLVRSVPFYKESQALTRRFAINALGKGGVVYDLGCSTASLLLEIERSVERNDDIRLIGIDNSPAMIAHARKKIEAYGSGIELYEGDILQFPYEKAQVMISNYTLQFIRPMVRDSLIRTISDTLNEGGVFIFSEKVVSEDPKLNKELIDCYYDFKKVQGYSEYEIVQKREALENVLIPYTMNENIQMAKNNGFKTCELLFRWANFATFIAIK; translated from the coding sequence ATGAAAACCGATACGCTATTTACCAAACCTATTTCCAAACAGTTTGAATTTGATGCCGATGTCGCCGCCGTATTTGATGATATGCTGGTCCGTTCCGTCCCTTTTTACAAAGAGTCGCAGGCCCTTACCCGCCGATTTGCGATTAATGCTCTCGGCAAAGGGGGGGTAGTCTATGATCTGGGGTGCTCGACGGCATCGCTGCTGCTGGAAATCGAACGGAGCGTTGAAAGAAATGACGATATCCGGCTGATCGGCATCGATAATTCTCCGGCGATGATCGCACATGCCCGAAAAAAAATAGAGGCATACGGTTCGGGAATTGAACTGTATGAGGGGGATATCCTTCAGTTTCCGTATGAAAAAGCACAGGTTATGATCAGTAATTACACCTTGCAGTTTATCCGCCCGATGGTCCGGGACTCTTTGATCCGTACAATCAGTGACACTCTGAATGAGGGGGGCGTGTTTATTTTCAGCGAAAAAGTGGTGAGCGAAGATCCGAAATTGAATAAAGAGCTGATTGACTGCTATTACGATTTCAAAAAAGTGCAGGGGTACAGCGAATACGAAATTGTTCAAAAACGCGAAGCGCTTGAAAATGTCCTCATCCCCTATACGATGAATGAAAACATTCAAATGGCAAAGAATAACGGGTTCAAAACGTGCGAACTTCTTTTTCGATGGGCGAATTTCGCAACGTTTATCGCCATCAAATAA
- the nth gene encoding endonuclease III produces MKKATRKEIEAIKVALLERYSDAVTELTYSNAYELVIAVALSAQCTDKRVNLITPALFKAYPTPEALAHADIEEVKALIQSCSFFNNKAINLIAMAKRVIEVYGGEIPMDEKELVTLAGVGQKTAHVVLIEYTQANLMAVDTHVFRVSHRLGLSDDLSAVATEETLVKKFKTNLHQLHQGLVLFGRYICTAKNPKCDTECFISELCKSKDGFKPR; encoded by the coding sequence ATGAAAAAAGCGACTCGGAAAGAGATTGAAGCGATCAAGGTCGCCCTCTTGGAACGGTACTCGGATGCCGTCACGGAGCTGACCTATAGCAATGCGTATGAGCTCGTTATAGCCGTAGCCCTGTCCGCACAATGCACCGACAAACGGGTCAATCTCATCACACCGGCATTATTCAAAGCCTACCCTACCCCCGAAGCTCTCGCACATGCCGATATTGAAGAGGTCAAAGCGCTGATTCAAAGCTGCTCTTTTTTTAACAATAAAGCGATTAATCTTATTGCCATGGCAAAACGGGTTATAGAGGTATACGGCGGAGAAATTCCGATGGATGAAAAAGAGCTCGTCACCTTAGCGGGAGTCGGACAAAAAACGGCTCATGTCGTTCTCATCGAGTACACGCAGGCCAATCTGATGGCGGTGGATACCCATGTCTTTCGGGTTAGCCACCGTTTGGGTCTGAGTGATGACCTCAGCGCCGTTGCTACCGAAGAGACACTGGTGAAAAAGTTTAAAACCAATCTTCATCAGCTTCATCAGGGACTTGTCCTGTTCGGGCGCTACATCTGTACCGCCAAAAACCCAAAATGCGACACGGAGTGTTTTATAAGTGAATTATGTAAAAGTAAGGACGGGTTTAAACCCAGATAA
- the pyk gene encoding pyruvate kinase encodes MQKRTKILATVGPASDNVETLAALITAGVNVFRLNFSHGTHEYHAQVLSNIRAAMRKTGLIVGVMQDISGPKIRVGKLSEDFCLESGDRLDFYYEACIGEKVAPSHYRLSISESSVLRMLKVGDFVYLYDGLIRASIVEINDEYVQAMIENKGKLTSNKGINFPNTRLGIDILTEKDRLDIGWGVANGVDFMAISFVQNAQDMINAREVVHSYGGEVQLIAKIEKFDAVENIDEILRYSDGLMVARGDLGIEVPYYRVPTIQKMLIDKANAHSKPVITATQMLLSMTEKESATRAEISDVANAVLDGTDAVMLSEESAVGHNPVLVVETMVNTIQAIEEIYPYEKFDFGYDDVMDRVNESAVRLGDSLNAEGIIAMSASGASPKKLSRYRPKMTIYAATHEEKVARLLTIVWGVVPAYLIKKGRIEDMLTDIIQSGLKRGIIDKKNTYIFTAGYPIGTPGTTNIIRILRENEITFFGETKSQPGKAKKTDENAVATLF; translated from the coding sequence ATGCAAAAACGAACCAAAATTTTAGCAACCGTTGGTCCCGCTTCTGATAACGTCGAGACTCTCGCGGCTTTAATCACCGCGGGCGTCAATGTTTTTCGTCTTAACTTTTCTCACGGAACCCATGAATACCATGCACAGGTTTTGTCCAATATACGTGCTGCGATGCGCAAAACGGGGCTGATTGTCGGGGTTATGCAAGACATCAGCGGGCCGAAAATCCGTGTCGGAAAATTGAGCGAAGATTTTTGTTTGGAGAGCGGTGACCGGCTGGATTTTTATTATGAGGCATGCATAGGGGAAAAGGTCGCACCGAGCCATTATCGGCTCTCTATTAGTGAAAGCAGTGTTCTTCGCATGTTGAAAGTAGGTGATTTCGTCTATCTGTACGACGGCCTTATCCGTGCCAGTATCGTGGAGATCAATGATGAGTATGTTCAAGCTATGATCGAGAATAAAGGGAAACTTACATCGAATAAAGGGATTAATTTTCCGAATACGCGGCTGGGTATCGATATCCTGACGGAAAAAGACAGACTCGATATCGGATGGGGTGTGGCGAACGGCGTCGATTTTATGGCGATCTCCTTTGTCCAAAATGCGCAAGATATGATTAATGCCCGCGAAGTGGTACATTCATACGGCGGAGAGGTACAGCTCATAGCCAAAATTGAGAAATTTGATGCGGTAGAGAATATTGACGAAATTTTGCGCTACTCGGACGGTCTGATGGTAGCACGCGGCGATTTGGGAATTGAAGTCCCTTATTACCGTGTTCCGACCATACAAAAAATGTTGATCGACAAAGCCAATGCCCATTCCAAACCGGTTATTACGGCAACGCAGATGCTTTTGTCCATGACGGAAAAAGAGTCTGCAACCCGAGCGGAGATCAGCGATGTCGCCAATGCGGTACTCGACGGTACCGATGCCGTGATGCTCTCGGAAGAGAGTGCCGTCGGGCATAATCCGGTGCTTGTCGTGGAAACCATGGTCAATACGATTCAGGCGATTGAGGAAATCTATCCGTATGAGAAATTTGATTTCGGATATGACGATGTGATGGACAGGGTCAATGAATCGGCGGTACGGTTGGGAGATTCATTGAATGCAGAGGGGATTATAGCAATGAGCGCCTCGGGAGCATCGCCTAAAAAGCTTTCCCGCTACCGTCCGAAAATGACGATCTATGCGGCGACGCACGAAGAGAAGGTCGCGCGTCTTTTGACGATCGTATGGGGAGTCGTACCGGCGTATCTGATCAAAAAAGGGCGTATTGAAGATATGCTTACCGATATCATTCAAAGCGGTTTAAAACGGGGTATTATCGATAAAAAGAACACCTATATTTTTACGGCCGGGTATCCGATCGGTACTCCCGGAACAACCAATATTATCCGGATTTTGCGTGAGAACGAGATTACCTTTTTCGGAGAGACAAAGTCTCAGCCGGGCAAAGCAAAAAAAACGGATGAGAATGCAGTTGCGACACTGTTTTAA
- the motB gene encoding flagellar motor protein MotB, translating into MAKHKCKKCPECPAGEKWAVPTADFFSLLLALFIALFAIASVNKEKIKAVKEEFVKIYDYAPAPQEITPVVDMVSENNPTPDATANAAGSAPVTDGGSLLVGAPPTKSTEAASEAIQKIQQDLKNASMGSGPLDQSMDGVLLKLPTSIPFKGANATIDNEELHLFLRRVTDIINTLPPTVDISIRGYTDNQPLPPGAGYKDNIELSSRRAETVMRELIRNGVAPERLSTAGFGAAKPVAENTTEENRAKNRRVEFYMYVSNDTPLDQAKQNNILDALSKLQK; encoded by the coding sequence ATGGCTAAGCATAAATGTAAGAAGTGTCCAGAATGTCCGGCAGGAGAGAAATGGGCTGTTCCGACTGCCGACTTTTTCAGCCTTTTATTGGCTCTTTTTATTGCCCTTTTCGCCATTGCGTCGGTTAACAAAGAAAAAATAAAAGCGGTCAAAGAAGAGTTTGTAAAGATTTATGATTATGCTCCTGCCCCTCAGGAAATTACGCCGGTTGTGGATATGGTAAGTGAGAACAATCCGACCCCTGATGCAACCGCCAATGCAGCGGGGTCAGCCCCTGTCACAGACGGCGGTTCATTATTGGTGGGGGCTCCTCCGACCAAATCTACAGAGGCAGCATCGGAAGCCATCCAGAAAATACAGCAGGATTTAAAAAATGCCTCAATGGGCTCAGGGCCTCTAGATCAGAGTATGGACGGTGTATTATTAAAACTTCCGACTTCTATCCCTTTTAAAGGGGCAAACGCAACGATTGACAATGAAGAGTTGCATCTGTTCTTGCGACGTGTAACCGATATCATCAATACACTTCCACCGACAGTGGATATCTCTATTCGGGGGTATACCGATAATCAGCCGCTCCCTCCCGGAGCAGGATATAAAGACAATATCGAACTCTCCAGTCGAAGAGCTGAGACGGTAATGCGTGAGTTAATCCGAAACGGTGTAGCTCCGGAGCGCCTCTCTACCGCGGGATTCGGTGCAGCCAAGCCGGTTGCCGAAAATACCACAGAAGAGAACCGTGCCAAAAATAGACGGGTAGAATTTTATATGTATGTTTCGAACGACACACCGCTGGATCAGGCAAAACAGAACAATATCCTGGATGCTTTAAGCAAGCTCCAAAAATAA
- a CDS encoding cation:proton antiporter: MSNSVVIITLSLLVLLSPFLSRITKIPVVVVEILLGSLAGYFGFLVENELFKIIAKVGFLYLMFLAGMEVNLKEFGFAKSSLLRRTVIYFMMLYACSLTLFVYFDLSAVYLVAFPIFSLGMLMALVKEYGKNQPWLALALNIGIIGELVSIIALTILSGGLEYGYNREFAFTLGGLFLFLIGFVLFFRGMRILFWWYPGLKTLIMPHDDSKDQDIRFSMALMFIMVAVMLYLKIDVVLGAFLAGMFIATYFKHKTELPEKLSSFGFGFLVPIFFIHVGSTLSLEAFVDVKILELALFIAGAIIGIRLLSSLVAYGGYLGLKNTLLFSLSDSMPLTFTVAIATLGYGANAITHDEYYAFIVASMGSGIFLMILIKVLYIFFNKK, from the coding sequence ATGAGCAACAGTGTCGTTATTATTACCCTTTCGCTTTTGGTATTGCTCTCGCCGTTTTTGTCTCGTATCACGAAAATACCAGTTGTTGTTGTTGAGATTTTACTCGGAAGTTTAGCGGGATATTTCGGCTTTTTGGTTGAAAACGAACTCTTTAAAATTATTGCCAAAGTGGGATTCTTGTATCTGATGTTCTTGGCGGGAATGGAGGTCAACCTCAAAGAGTTCGGATTCGCGAAATCCTCTTTGCTGCGTCGCACGGTAATCTATTTTATGATGCTTTATGCGTGTTCTTTGACTCTATTCGTCTATTTTGATCTTAGTGCCGTCTATTTAGTGGCATTTCCGATTTTTTCGTTGGGGATGCTTATGGCATTGGTCAAAGAATACGGTAAAAATCAGCCGTGGCTTGCACTTGCACTCAATATCGGAATTATCGGCGAGCTGGTCAGCATTATCGCTCTGACTATCCTCAGCGGAGGTTTGGAATACGGGTATAACCGCGAATTTGCCTTTACCCTCGGGGGACTTTTTTTATTTTTGATAGGGTTCGTCCTCTTTTTTCGAGGGATGCGTATATTATTCTGGTGGTATCCCGGACTTAAAACGCTTATTATGCCCCATGATGATAGTAAGGATCAGGATATCCGTTTTTCCATGGCTTTGATGTTTATTATGGTTGCCGTGATGCTTTATCTTAAAATCGATGTCGTTTTGGGGGCGTTTTTGGCGGGGATGTTTATTGCTACCTATTTTAAACACAAAACCGAACTTCCAGAAAAACTCTCCTCATTCGGATTCGGATTTTTAGTACCGATATTTTTCATTCACGTCGGCTCAACACTCTCGCTTGAGGCGTTTGTCGATGTTAAAATTTTAGAACTTGCATTGTTTATCGCAGGAGCGATTATTGGTATCCGCCTACTTAGTTCTTTGGTTGCTTACGGAGGCTATTTGGGATTGAAAAATACGCTTCTTTTTTCTCTGAGTGACTCGATGCCTTTGACATTTACGGTGGCAATCGCCACATTAGGCTATGGTGCTAACGCTATTACACATGATGAATATTATGCATTTATCGTAGCCAGCATGGGAAGCGGGATTTTCTTGATGATTCTGATTAAAGTTTTATACATTTTCTTTAATAAAAAGTAG
- a CDS encoding HU family DNA-binding protein → MNKAQFVELVQKSGSYKTKVEAETAIKAFTEAVTAALVAKEEVSLVGFGSFTSTLQKGKSGKVPGTSKTYSTKDKMVPKFKPGKSLKDSVEAGK, encoded by the coding sequence ATGAATAAAGCGCAATTCGTCGAATTGGTCCAAAAAAGCGGTAGTTACAAAACAAAAGTTGAAGCTGAAACAGCTATCAAAGCGTTTACTGAAGCGGTAACTGCAGCGCTCGTTGCAAAAGAAGAGGTTTCCTTGGTAGGATTCGGAAGCTTTACATCTACTCTTCAAAAAGGGAAAAGTGGTAAAGTTCCAGGAACAAGCAAAACTTACAGCACTAAAGACAAAATGGTTCCTAAATTCAAACCGGGCAAAAGTCTTAAAGACAGCGTAGAAGCCGGAAAATAA
- a CDS encoding inorganic phosphate transporter: protein MFSRDNLFFGTVFVLMTAAFMVWGFNYLENNYTLFILATLFGIFMAFNIGGNDVANSFGTSVGAKTLTVKQALMIAAIFELGGAMLAGAEVTNTIRKGIVDISAMDFDPMLLVFVMMGSLLSAGTWLLYATFKGYPVSTTHAIIGGILGGSIALGYATMEVGESVFGLVHWDQVTKIAISWVVSPILGGMASYGIYWYLKKFILDYNDNVQAHIDEIKVQVTALKASYNEATATSEEKGRFEEQMHELNRLKKKQNAFYALRTHAPIVAAFGTAMITGMLLFKGLKHANLGLNDAQIYMLLAVLSTLMYGVVYAIIKVMHKDTPHKATMRVFSMLQVLTASSFAFSHGANDIANAIGPFAAIIDILATGKINAESPVPFIAMATFGIALVAGLWFIGKEVIDTVGSRITEIFPVTGFAAELGATLVILLATVLGIPVSSTHILVGAIIGIGVLNRDANWKLMKPIAMAWVITLPAAAAMAALFFFALKVTFGY from the coding sequence ATGTTCTCTCGTGACAATCTCTTTTTCGGCACTGTTTTTGTCCTTATGACCGCCGCATTTATGGTGTGGGGATTTAACTATCTCGAAAACAACTACACTCTTTTCATTTTAGCTACCCTTTTTGGGATTTTCATGGCGTTTAACATCGGCGGTAACGATGTCGCCAACTCATTCGGTACCAGTGTAGGGGCAAAAACCCTCACCGTCAAACAAGCGCTTATGATTGCCGCAATCTTCGAACTCGGCGGAGCTATGCTTGCGGGTGCCGAAGTGACTAACACTATCCGTAAAGGGATCGTCGACATTTCGGCAATGGATTTTGATCCAATGTTGCTCGTATTTGTTATGATGGGTTCACTCCTCTCTGCGGGAACGTGGCTGTTGTATGCGACATTCAAAGGGTATCCTGTCTCCACAACGCATGCCATTATCGGAGGGATTTTAGGGGGCTCAATCGCCCTTGGATACGCTACGATGGAAGTGGGAGAATCTGTATTCGGTCTGGTTCACTGGGATCAAGTCACCAAAATTGCCATCAGCTGGGTCGTTTCACCGATTCTAGGCGGTATGGCGTCGTATGGGATATATTGGTATTTAAAGAAATTTATTCTTGATTACAATGATAATGTCCAAGCCCATATTGATGAGATCAAAGTGCAAGTGACTGCACTTAAAGCCTCTTACAATGAAGCGACCGCAACCTCTGAAGAGAAAGGTCGTTTTGAAGAGCAAATGCATGAGCTCAATCGTCTCAAGAAAAAACAAAACGCTTTCTATGCTCTTCGTACCCATGCGCCGATCGTTGCGGCATTCGGTACGGCGATGATTACCGGTATGCTCTTGTTTAAAGGTCTTAAACACGCAAATTTGGGTCTCAACGATGCCCAAATCTATATGTTGCTTGCGGTGTTGTCCACCCTTATGTACGGTGTCGTCTATGCTATCATCAAAGTCATGCATAAAGATACTCCGCACAAAGCGACAATGCGGGTATTTAGCATGCTCCAAGTCCTTACAGCGTCATCATTCGCATTTAGCCACGGGGCAAACGATATTGCGAATGCCATCGGGCCGTTTGCCGCTATTATCGATATTCTGGCGACAGGTAAAATCAATGCGGAATCCCCTGTCCCGTTTATCGCAATGGCGACCTTTGGAATTGCGCTTGTAGCCGGATTATGGTTCATCGGCAAAGAGGTTATTGACACTGTCGGCAGCCGAATTACTGAAATCTTCCCGGTAACCGGTTTCGCAGCAGAGCTCGGAGCAACGTTGGTTATCTTATTGGCAACCGTGTTAGGGATTCCTGTTTCATCAACCCATATCCTTGTCGGTGCTATTATCGGTATCGGCGTACTCAATCGTGATGCTAACTGGAAATTAATGAAACCGATTGCCATGGCGTGGGTCATTACATTACCGGCAGCTGCAGCTATGGCAGCCCTCTTCTTCTTCGCCCTAAAAGTGACATTCGGCTATTAA
- the folP gene encoding dihydropteroate synthase: MVVEKLSNSIDLHHELKSLGVDSGGISILEDKGAMHLIRIRDLHVGAANILKQDALSIGADLAVPRGTVTASVPRVDVLLIATERQLQQLAKKEKAQPFGLKQLSMELESFCRLKSDDVSIMGILNANDDSFYRASRFQGSGAVERIETMISEGADIIDLGGVSSRPGSVAVSAEEELNRVRPIIDVLYEQRFYEKTKLSLDSYEPSVIHYALEKGFHIINDITGLANDEVARLCGSYGATAVIMHMQGKPQTMQENPIYSSVIQEVELFFRERMAKAEAFGIKEVILDCGIGFGKRLEDNLSLITHQRHFVRLGKKLLVGASRKSMIDAISSSESDERLAGTLAIHLKAIEEGASIIRVHDVKEHSQALKVWKALRG, from the coding sequence GTGGTCGTTGAAAAACTCTCCAACAGCATTGATCTGCATCATGAACTAAAATCGCTCGGCGTAGACAGCGGCGGAATTTCCATTTTGGAAGATAAAGGGGCGATGCATCTGATCCGCATCCGAGATTTGCATGTCGGAGCCGCCAATATCCTCAAGCAAGATGCCCTCAGCATCGGTGCCGATCTAGCGGTTCCAAGAGGGACGGTAACGGCATCAGTACCTCGTGTCGATGTTCTATTGATTGCAACCGAGCGTCAGCTGCAGCAACTGGCGAAAAAAGAGAAAGCCCAACCGTTCGGACTTAAGCAGCTCTCTATGGAGCTTGAGAGTTTCTGCCGACTTAAAAGCGATGATGTTTCGATTATGGGAATTCTCAATGCAAACGATGACAGCTTTTACCGTGCCAGCCGATTTCAGGGAAGCGGCGCCGTTGAGCGGATAGAAACGATGATCTCTGAAGGGGCCGACATTATCGATCTCGGCGGGGTTTCAAGCCGTCCCGGCAGTGTAGCCGTCAGTGCGGAGGAAGAACTGAACCGTGTACGCCCCATTATCGATGTGTTGTACGAACAGCGTTTTTATGAGAAGACGAAGCTCAGTCTGGACAGTTATGAACCTTCCGTTATCCATTATGCGTTGGAGAAGGGCTTTCATATCATCAACGATATTACAGGTCTGGCTAACGATGAGGTGGCACGGCTCTGCGGAAGTTACGGGGCGACAGCCGTCATTATGCATATGCAGGGCAAGCCTCAGACAATGCAGGAAAATCCGATCTATTCATCCGTAATACAGGAGGTCGAACTTTTTTTCCGCGAACGGATGGCAAAAGCTGAAGCATTCGGAATCAAAGAGGTTATTTTAGATTGCGGAATCGGATTCGGTAAACGGCTCGAAGACAACTTGTCTCTTATAACCCATCAGCGCCATTTCGTCAGACTGGGTAAAAAACTCCTCGTCGGTGCCAGCCGGAAATCGATGATCGATGCAATTTCGTCCTCTGAGAGCGATGAGCGTTTGGCTGGGACATTGGCAATCCATCTCAAAGCGATAGAGGAGGGGGCTTCCATTATTCGGGTTCATGATGTGAAAGAACATTCACAGGCACTTAAAGTATGGAAAGCACTTAGAGGATGA
- a CDS encoding helix-turn-helix domain-containing protein, whose protein sequence is MEMSDLFNLLHNAVEAERNGKKISQKEMAAELGISMRTYQDWRLGNAKPQAAKAVIEMLGMLEDDEIIRVVRKINKLGSKA, encoded by the coding sequence ATGGAAATGAGTGATCTTTTTAATCTTCTTCATAATGCCGTAGAGGCTGAGCGTAACGGGAAGAAGATATCCCAAAAAGAGATGGCTGCAGAGCTGGGAATTTCTATGCGAACGTATCAAGATTGGCGGTTGGGAAACGCTAAACCTCAGGCAGCCAAAGCAGTTATTGAAATGCTGGGGATGCTTGAAGACGATGAGATCATACGTGTGGTACGAAAAATAAATAAATTAGGGAGCAAAGCATGA
- the msrB gene encoding peptide-methionine (R)-S-oxide reductase MsrB, whose amino-acid sequence MAKIIKSDEEWRNLLTSEAYHVAREHGTERAFSGEYASFKGDGVYHCVCCGAPLFDSSSKFDSGTGWPSFDRPIAPETLEEKRDISHGMIRVEVLCAACDAHLGHVFPDGPKSTGLRYCINSVCLTFTPRTQES is encoded by the coding sequence ATGGCCAAAATTATAAAAAGTGATGAAGAGTGGCGTAATCTTCTTACCAGCGAAGCGTACCACGTCGCCAGAGAGCATGGGACGGAAAGAGCATTTAGCGGAGAATACGCCTCCTTTAAAGGGGACGGAGTCTATCACTGCGTATGCTGCGGAGCACCCCTTTTTGATTCCAGCTCAAAATTCGATTCGGGTACCGGATGGCCGAGTTTTGACCGCCCTATTGCCCCTGAAACACTCGAAGAGAAACGGGATATCAGCCACGGTATGATTCGTGTCGAAGTGCTGTGTGCGGCGTGTGACGCACATCTCGGACATGTTTTCCCCGACGGCCCTAAAAGTACCGGATTGCGCTATTGTATCAATTCGGTTTGTCTTACCTTTACACCACGCACACAGGAGTCTTAA
- the motA gene encoding flagellar motor stator protein MotA, with protein sequence MDLTVVLGILGAIASISIGDLMEGGNPVHVVHITSLIIIMPTTLLAAMVSTDAEHVKGAYKAVPIIFKKSQVDLHARIKQIIELSTMARRDGLLSLEAKVAQLDSEFLKQGLSMAVDGNEVDTIVETMELVIEETEHYYHGCAHYWIIAGETSPVLGLVGAVLGLILALQKLDNPAEMAAGIAGAFTATVTGIFSAYVLFGPMGNKLAKKAHHIVKEQKLMLEGIIGIVHGDNPRTLEAKLLNFLSPAEEKHSQFN encoded by the coding sequence GTGGATTTAACGGTTGTATTAGGAATCTTAGGGGCGATTGCGTCTATCTCTATCGGAGACTTGATGGAGGGCGGGAATCCCGTCCACGTCGTCCACATTACGTCGCTTATTATCATTATGCCGACGACGTTGCTGGCTGCTATGGTAAGTACAGATGCCGAACACGTAAAAGGTGCCTACAAAGCTGTTCCGATCATTTTTAAAAAATCGCAAGTCGATTTGCACGCACGGATCAAGCAGATTATTGAACTTTCGACGATGGCACGGCGTGACGGCCTTCTCTCTCTGGAAGCAAAAGTGGCTCAATTGGACAGTGAGTTTTTAAAACAGGGGCTTAGCATGGCGGTTGACGGCAATGAAGTCGATACGATCGTAGAAACCATGGAACTGGTAATCGAAGAGACGGAACATTATTATCACGGATGTGCCCACTATTGGATTATTGCAGGGGAGACGTCTCCCGTTTTGGGTCTTGTCGGGGCGGTTTTGGGTCTTATTCTTGCGCTTCAAAAACTTGATAATCCCGCAGAAATGGCGGCCGGTATCGCCGGTGCGTTTACGGCGACCGTAACCGGGATTTTCAGTGCATACGTTTTATTCGGACCTATGGGAAATAAATTGGCTAAAAAAGCACATCATATTGTGAAAGAACAAAAATTGATGCTGGAAGGGATTATCGGTATTGTTCACGGTGATAATCCACGTACGCTCGAAGCAAAATTGCTAAATTTCCTTTCCCCTGCGGAAGAGAAGCACAGCCAATTTAATTGA